One genomic window of Salirhabdus salicampi includes the following:
- a CDS encoding TIGR01212 family radical SAM protein (This family includes YhcC from E. coli K-12, an uncharacterized radical SAM protein.), with amino-acid sequence MNNPFPYSFDHKRYHSWNYHLKRHFGHKVFKIPLDGGFDCPNRDGTVAYGGCTFCSVSGSGDFAGNRRDDLETQFHDIKERMHKKWKDGKYMAYFQAFTNTHAPVEELRRKFETVLQQEGVVGISIATRPDCLPDDVVQYLAELNERTYLWIELGLQTAHQKTADVINRAHDLQCYYEGVQKLRKHNIRVCSHIINGLPGEDYNMMMETAKTVANMDVQGIKIHLLHLLKGTAMVKQYEKGMVEFLTKEEYIKLVVDQLEILPPEMVIHRITGDGPPDLLIGPMWSMNKWDVLNSIDRELKERNSWQGKLYKEVHASC; translated from the coding sequence ATGAACAACCCTTTTCCATATTCCTTTGATCATAAAAGGTATCATTCTTGGAATTATCATTTGAAACGTCATTTTGGTCATAAAGTTTTTAAAATCCCGTTAGACGGCGGGTTTGACTGCCCGAACCGGGATGGTACAGTAGCTTATGGTGGCTGTACGTTTTGCTCTGTGTCTGGAAGTGGTGATTTCGCCGGTAACCGGCGCGATGATTTAGAAACTCAATTTCATGATATAAAGGAACGTATGCATAAAAAGTGGAAAGATGGTAAATATATGGCGTATTTTCAAGCTTTCACTAATACCCACGCCCCAGTTGAAGAACTAAGAAGAAAATTTGAAACGGTGCTTCAACAAGAAGGCGTGGTCGGAATTTCCATTGCAACACGGCCGGACTGTTTACCCGATGACGTTGTACAATATTTGGCAGAGCTAAACGAACGAACGTATTTATGGATTGAACTTGGTTTGCAAACGGCACATCAAAAGACAGCAGACGTCATTAACCGCGCCCATGATCTTCAATGCTATTACGAAGGTGTACAAAAGTTGCGAAAGCATAACATTCGCGTTTGCTCCCACATCATTAATGGTCTACCTGGTGAGGATTACAACATGATGATGGAGACAGCAAAAACCGTTGCGAATATGGATGTACAAGGAATCAAAATTCATTTATTACATTTATTAAAGGGCACGGCAATGGTGAAGCAATATGAAAAAGGGATGGTTGAGTTTTTAACAAAGGAAGAATACATTAAATTGGTTGTAGACCAGTTAGAAATTTTACCGCCTGAAATGGTCATTCACCGTATCACAGGCGATGGTCCTCCTGATTTATTAATAGGGCCTATGTGGAGTATGAATAAATGGGACGTCCTAAATAGCATTGACCGAGAATTAAAGGAACGCAATAGTTGGCAAGGAAAGCTATATAAAGAGGTGCACGCATCATGTTAA
- a CDS encoding GntR family transcriptional regulator codes for MIDKASPVPIYHQLEEYIKSQLDNGTFKPGDALPSEREFAERFNISRMTVRQAINNLVNEQMLYRIKGKGTFVMEEKFEQSLKGLTSFTEDMRDRGMEASSVLLSFQVVPATDKIASRLNIQQYAPVYEIKRIRLANEIPMALERTYMSANKVQGLTEEIVKNSLYEYVETQLKLNISKGTQVIEAAIANDEEMEHLQVSDHAPILLMERTSSLEDDTVLEVVISSYRGDRYKFMIDLQRS; via the coding sequence ATGATTGATAAAGCTTCACCGGTTCCGATATATCATCAATTAGAAGAATATATAAAAAGTCAATTAGATAATGGTACATTTAAACCTGGTGATGCTTTACCTTCCGAGAGAGAATTTGCCGAAAGGTTTAACATTAGTCGAATGACCGTTCGGCAAGCTATTAATAATTTAGTAAATGAACAAATGTTGTACCGCATAAAAGGGAAAGGCACATTTGTTATGGAAGAAAAATTTGAGCAATCATTAAAAGGGTTGACGAGCTTTACTGAGGATATGAGAGATCGAGGGATGGAAGCAAGCAGTGTATTGCTTAGCTTTCAAGTTGTTCCGGCAACTGATAAAATTGCCAGTCGGCTGAATATTCAACAGTATGCTCCGGTCTATGAAATAAAAAGGATTCGGTTAGCGAATGAAATCCCTATGGCTCTAGAACGTACGTATATGTCCGCCAATAAAGTTCAAGGCTTAACCGAGGAAATTGTAAAGAATTCATTATATGAATATGTAGAAACCCAACTTAAGTTAAACATTAGCAAAGGCACTCAAGTTATTGAGGCTGCAATTGCGAATGATGAGGAAATGGAACACTTACAAGTTTCGGATCATGCTCCTATTTTATTAATGGAAAGAACATCTAGCCTTGAAGATGACACGGTTTTAGAAGTTGTCATCTCTTCCTATCGAGGTGATCGATATAAATTTATGATTGATCTTCAACGCTCCTAG
- the nagB gene encoding glucosamine-6-phosphate deaminase has protein sequence MKIIKAKNYTEMSQLASERIFDKIKNVANVTLGLATGGTPTRTYQYLIDDYEKNNTSYSHVTTFNLDEYIGLSPNDSNSYRYYMDKHLFNHIPIPKEQTHIPNGLAKDLQLECEAYEKKIDNHGIDLQILGLGSNGHIGFNEPGTNFDSNTHVVNLADSTREANARFFNSLEEVPTKAITMGIRSIMKSKEIILLVSGERKKEALTRLLDGEVDESFPASILKQHPNVTIIADKAVLGEKGVSLAYNYAN, from the coding sequence ATGAAAATAATTAAAGCAAAAAATTACACGGAAATGAGCCAATTAGCATCTGAACGAATTTTTGATAAAATTAAAAACGTTGCCAACGTAACCTTGGGACTTGCCACTGGTGGAACACCGACCCGAACGTATCAATATTTAATTGATGATTATGAGAAAAACAACACATCGTATAGCCATGTAACTACGTTCAACTTAGACGAATATATAGGGTTATCGCCCAATGATTCCAACAGTTACCGCTATTACATGGATAAACATTTGTTTAACCATATTCCAATTCCAAAAGAACAAACTCATATACCAAACGGGCTTGCGAAAGATTTACAGTTAGAATGTGAAGCTTATGAAAAGAAAATTGATAACCATGGAATTGATCTTCAAATTCTTGGTCTAGGAAGCAATGGACACATTGGGTTCAATGAACCGGGAACGAATTTTGATTCAAATACGCATGTAGTGAATTTAGCTGATTCTACAAGGGAAGCAAATGCTCGATTTTTCAATAGCTTAGAGGAAGTGCCAACGAAAGCTATCACAATGGGAATTCGTTCCATTATGAAAAGTAAGGAAATTATATTGTTAGTTTCAGGGGAAAGAAAGAAGGAAGCTTTAACACGGTTGTTAGATGGAGAAGTGGATGAGTCTTTCCCAGCTTCAATATTAAAACAACACCCTAATGTCACCATTATTGCTGATAAGGCTGTATTAGGTGAGAAGGGCGTATCCTTAGCTTATAACTACGCGAATTAA
- a CDS encoding class I SAM-dependent methyltransferase — MLKRVIPFAHELLEKTVSKGDIVIDGTAGNGNDTIKLAQLVGEAGHVYAFDIQEQAIQNTSERINDLQVKNVSLIQDSHEKVLTYLREDAIYNIGGAIFNLGYLPGSDKSVITKPNSTWNAVQTVLTHLKRNKVVVLVVYYGHEGGNEEKNYLLHQLGQLPQKSFNVLQYRFLNQQNSPPFVLAIEKK; from the coding sequence ATGTTAAAAAGGGTAATACCATTTGCACATGAATTATTAGAAAAGACAGTATCAAAAGGGGACATCGTAATCGATGGTACTGCAGGAAACGGTAACGATACGATCAAATTGGCACAGTTAGTTGGGGAAGCTGGTCATGTTTATGCCTTTGACATACAAGAACAAGCCATCCAAAACACATCGGAACGTATAAACGATTTGCAAGTAAAAAACGTATCACTAATACAGGACAGCCACGAGAAGGTATTAACCTATTTAAGAGAAGACGCGATTTATAACATAGGTGGTGCTATTTTCAATCTCGGGTATTTACCTGGTAGTGACAAATCAGTTATTACAAAACCTAACTCAACGTGGAACGCGGTACAAACAGTTCTTACCCATTTAAAGCGAAATAAGGTTGTTGTTCTCGTTGTCTATTATGGTCATGAAGGAGGCAATGAAGAAAAGAATTATCTCCTTCATCAGTTAGGACAGCTTCCACAAAAATCGTTTAACGTGTTACAGTACCGCTTTTTAAACCAACAAAATTCACCACCATTTGTATTAGCTATCGAAAAAAAATAA